A stretch of Methylogaea oryzae DNA encodes these proteins:
- the glgB gene encoding 1,4-alpha-glucan branching protein GlgB, whose protein sequence is MKGLSRPTASAPRLNAALRQVLEARHHDPFAVLGLHRRSDGEVLHVLVPRAAYVRLGEDGPWLERVEGTDLFQHRLAEGETLPAHYSLIWEDGHGNRHTIVDPYSFPPQLPDFDLHLFGEGRHWHIHRLLGARPWLADGVEGVLFAVWAPNAERVSVVGDFNHWDGRVHPMRVRGGSGVWELFIPGVAVGALYKFEVRAQGGRILLKSDPYGRQFQLRPDTASLVTAQDTYRWGDAAWLEARGRWDWLHQPSSIYEVHLGSWRRDENGGFLGYRELAHQLVDYLKPLGFTHIELLPITEHPFDGSWGYQTTGYFAPTSRHGTPDDFRYFVDHCHQNGIGVILDWVPAHFPKDAHGLAHFDGTALYEHEDPRKGEHRDWGTLIYNYGRNEVKNFLLASALCWLEDFHLDGLRVDAVASMLYLDYSRNAGDWVPNVYGGNQNLEAMAFLRELNAVAHERHPGATIIAEESTAWPQVTRPTYVGGLGFSMKWNMGWMHDTLTYFSKEPVHRQHHHDQLTFGLLYAFTENFVLPFSHDEVVHGKRSMLGKMPGDEWQRFANLRLLYTFQFTYPGKKLLFMGSEFGQGDEWDESRDLDWYVLDYALHRGMQTLVGDLNRLYRATPALYGHDFEQEGFDWVDCHDAQHSVISYVRRDGDDFRLVVLNFTPVPREGYRIGVPRAGDYQEVLNSDSQHYGGGNVGNGWVSSDEIPCMGHPYSLCLTLPPLAGVVLAPMGG, encoded by the coding sequence GTGAAAGGGTTATCGCGCCCCACCGCTTCCGCTCCCCGCTTGAATGCCGCTTTGCGGCAAGTCCTCGAAGCGCGCCACCACGATCCTTTCGCCGTGCTCGGTCTGCATCGCCGGTCCGACGGCGAAGTGTTGCACGTCTTGGTTCCCCGCGCCGCTTATGTGCGGCTTGGCGAAGACGGTCCTTGGCTGGAGCGGGTGGAAGGCACCGACTTGTTTCAACACCGCCTGGCCGAGGGCGAAACCCTTCCCGCTCACTATAGCCTGATTTGGGAAGACGGCCACGGCAATCGCCATACCATCGTCGACCCCTACAGTTTCCCGCCGCAACTCCCCGATTTCGACCTGCACTTGTTCGGCGAAGGCCGGCACTGGCATATCCATCGCTTGCTGGGCGCCAGGCCTTGGCTTGCGGACGGCGTGGAGGGCGTTTTATTCGCGGTATGGGCGCCCAACGCCGAGCGGGTGAGCGTGGTGGGCGATTTCAATCATTGGGACGGCCGCGTTCACCCCATGCGGGTACGCGGCGGTAGCGGCGTATGGGAGTTGTTCATTCCCGGCGTAGCGGTGGGCGCACTCTACAAATTCGAGGTCCGCGCCCAGGGCGGCCGGATATTGCTCAAGTCCGACCCTTATGGCCGCCAGTTCCAGCTGCGTCCGGACACGGCCTCCCTGGTGACTGCCCAGGACACCTATCGCTGGGGCGACGCCGCGTGGTTGGAGGCCCGCGGGCGTTGGGACTGGCTGCATCAGCCGTCCAGCATCTACGAGGTGCACCTGGGGTCTTGGCGCCGCGACGAAAACGGCGGTTTCCTCGGCTATCGGGAACTGGCCCACCAATTGGTCGATTACCTGAAGCCGTTGGGCTTCACCCATATCGAACTGCTGCCCATCACCGAGCATCCTTTCGACGGCTCCTGGGGCTACCAGACCACCGGCTATTTCGCCCCCACCAGCCGCCACGGCACGCCGGACGATTTCCGCTATTTCGTCGATCACTGCCACCAGAACGGCATCGGCGTCATCCTGGACTGGGTGCCGGCCCATTTCCCCAAGGACGCCCACGGCCTGGCCCATTTCGACGGCACCGCGCTGTACGAGCATGAAGACCCGCGCAAAGGCGAGCACCGCGATTGGGGCACGCTGATTTACAACTACGGCCGCAACGAAGTGAAAAACTTCCTGCTGGCCAGTGCGCTCTGCTGGCTGGAAGATTTCCACCTGGACGGTCTTCGGGTGGATGCCGTGGCCTCCATGCTTTACCTGGATTATTCCCGCAATGCCGGCGACTGGGTGCCCAATGTGTACGGCGGCAATCAGAACCTGGAAGCCATGGCGTTTCTGCGTGAATTGAACGCGGTGGCCCACGAGCGCCACCCGGGCGCCACGATCATTGCCGAGGAGTCCACCGCCTGGCCGCAGGTGACGCGGCCCACCTACGTCGGCGGCTTGGGTTTTTCCATGAAGTGGAATATGGGCTGGATGCACGACACGCTGACCTATTTTTCCAAGGAGCCCGTGCATCGTCAGCATCATCACGACCAGCTGACTTTCGGCTTGCTGTACGCCTTCACCGAAAATTTCGTACTGCCTTTCAGCCACGACGAAGTGGTGCACGGCAAGCGTTCCATGCTGGGCAAAATGCCCGGCGACGAGTGGCAGCGCTTCGCCAATCTGCGTCTGCTCTATACCTTCCAGTTCACCTATCCGGGCAAAAAACTGCTGTTCATGGGCAGCGAGTTCGGCCAGGGCGACGAGTGGGACGAATCCCGCGACCTGGACTGGTATGTGCTCGATTACGCCTTGCACCGGGGCATGCAGACCCTGGTGGGCGATCTCAACCGTTTGTACCGGGCCACCCCGGCGTTATACGGCCACGATTTCGAACAGGAAGGCTTCGATTGGGTGGATTGCCACGACGCGCAGCATTCGGTGATCAGCTATGTGCGCCGCGACGGCGACGATTTCCGCTTGGTGGTGCTGAATTTCACCCCGGTGCCGCGTGAGGGGTATCGCATCGGGGTGCCGCGAGCCGGCGATTACCAAGAGGTTCTCAATTCCGATTCCCAGCATTACGGCGGAGGCAATGTGGGCAACGGTTGGGTGAGCAGCGACGAAATACCCTGCATGGGACACCCTTATTCCTTGTGCTTGACTCTGCCGCCCCTGGCCGGCGTGGTCTTGGCTCCCATGGGAGGCTAA
- the glgC gene encoding glucose-1-phosphate adenylyltransferase, translating into MSEVPQSSRFVSRLTRQTMALILAGGRGSRLHNLTEWRAKPAVPFGSKFRIIDFPLSNCINSGIRQIGVLTQYKADSLIRHIHNGWSFLRGELGEFIDIMPAQQRIDENWYMGTADAVYQNLDIIRPRKPEYIVILAGDHIYKMDYGVMLAHHVETRADLTIGCIEVPVPEASAFGVMKIDEQRRIREFMEKPADPPSIPGKPGVALASMGIYIFNAGFLYEQLIKDADAHHSSRDFGKDIIPSVIDNYRVYAYPFLDGESGVQRYWRDVGTVDSFWSANMELIGLNPELNLYDDVWPIWTHQAQTPPAKFIFDDDDRRGMAVDSMVAGGCIISGAEIRHSLLFSNVRVNSYSQVRDAVVLPDVNIGRHCRIKRAVIDKGCDIPPNTVIGEDIEQDRQRYFVSPTGITLVTPDMLGQQLHFSR; encoded by the coding sequence ATGTCCGAAGTCCCACAGTCTTCCCGCTTCGTCAGCCGGCTTACCCGGCAAACCATGGCATTGATCCTGGCCGGCGGCCGGGGCAGTCGGCTGCACAACCTGACGGAATGGCGCGCCAAACCGGCGGTGCCGTTCGGCAGCAAATTCCGCATCATCGACTTCCCCCTATCCAACTGCATCAACTCGGGCATCCGTCAGATCGGCGTGCTTACCCAGTACAAGGCCGACTCGCTGATCCGCCACATCCATAACGGTTGGAGCTTCCTGCGCGGCGAACTCGGCGAATTCATCGACATCATGCCGGCCCAGCAGCGGATTGACGAAAATTGGTACATGGGCACCGCCGACGCCGTCTACCAAAACCTGGACATCATCCGCCCGCGCAAGCCGGAATACATCGTCATTCTGGCCGGCGACCACATCTACAAGATGGATTACGGCGTCATGCTGGCCCATCACGTGGAAACCCGGGCGGACTTGACCATCGGCTGCATCGAAGTGCCCGTGCCCGAAGCCAGCGCCTTCGGCGTGATGAAAATCGACGAACAACGCCGCATCCGCGAGTTCATGGAAAAACCGGCCGACCCGCCCAGCATCCCCGGCAAGCCCGGCGTGGCACTGGCCTCCATGGGCATTTACATCTTCAACGCCGGCTTTTTGTACGAACAGCTCATCAAGGACGCCGACGCCCACCACTCCTCGAGGGACTTCGGCAAGGACATCATTCCCAGCGTCATCGATAATTATCGCGTGTACGCCTACCCGTTCCTGGACGGGGAAAGCGGCGTGCAGCGCTACTGGCGCGACGTGGGCACAGTGGACAGCTTCTGGTCGGCCAATATGGAGCTGATCGGCCTCAACCCGGAACTGAACTTGTACGACGACGTGTGGCCCATTTGGACGCACCAGGCGCAAACGCCGCCGGCCAAATTCATTTTCGACGACGACGATCGCCGCGGCATGGCGGTGGATTCCATGGTGGCGGGCGGCTGCATCATTTCCGGCGCGGAAATCCGCCACTCGCTGCTATTCTCCAACGTGCGCGTCAATTCCTACTCTCAAGTGAGGGACGCCGTGGTGCTGCCGGACGTCAACATCGGCCGCCACTGCCGCATCAAACGCGCGGTCATCGACAAAGGCTGCGACATCCCGCCCAACACCGTCATCGGTGAGGACATCGAGCAGGATCGCCAACGCTACTTCGTCAGCCCCACCGGCATCACCCTGGTAACGCCGGACATGCTGGGACAACAACTGCACTTCTCCCGTTAA
- a CDS encoding glycoside hydrolase family 57 protein: protein MAQTEEVKTSKLKVVLCWHMHQPEYRDLRDGHYLLPWTYLHAIKDYVDMAAHLEANPQARAVVNFAPILLEQLEDYAQQIRDYMRGGAALRDNLLAALAEPATPTDPLARLSLVNACLRAQRERQINRYPAFRQLAGLADWVRSHPEDARYLNSQFLTDLLVWYHLAWLGETVKRRDSRALRLIDKGHGYTLEDRRLLLEIIAEQLTTVLGRYKTLAERGQIELSVTPYAHPIVPLLLDIQSAREAMPDVTLPLIEHYPGGEERARWHIQRGLEVFQHHFGFVPQGCWPSEGSVSTATLKLLGEAGFRWAASGGNVLNASLRQSNLQEPPKDATFRPYRLADSSIACFFRDDGLSDLIGFTYADWHADDAVADFVRHLENIAGACHDPASAIVPIIMDGENAWEHFPENGYHFLNALYARLSNHPALELTTFADYLKSHPHTWTLPRLVAGSWVYGTFSTWIGDGDKNRAWDMLGAAKQCYDRVVQTGRLSAEQRAAADQQLAICEGSDWFWWFGDYNPEDVVSDFERQFRLNLANLYQLLGEDPPAILGQVFSHGGGVPTKGGAMRPGNPHGH, encoded by the coding sequence ATGGCACAAACAGAAGAAGTAAAAACCTCAAAACTCAAAGTTGTGCTGTGCTGGCATATGCACCAGCCTGAATATCGCGACCTGCGCGACGGACACTACCTGTTGCCGTGGACTTATCTGCACGCCATCAAAGACTACGTGGACATGGCCGCCCACCTGGAGGCCAACCCGCAGGCCCGCGCCGTAGTCAACTTCGCGCCCATCCTGCTGGAACAATTGGAAGATTACGCTCAGCAAATCCGCGATTACATGCGGGGCGGCGCCGCCCTGCGCGACAATTTGCTGGCCGCCCTGGCCGAGCCGGCCACGCCCACCGATCCGCTCGCCCGCCTCAGCCTGGTAAACGCCTGCTTACGCGCCCAAAGGGAACGACAGATCAACCGCTATCCGGCGTTCCGGCAATTGGCCGGCCTGGCCGACTGGGTGCGCAGCCATCCGGAAGACGCCCGCTACCTCAACAGCCAATTCCTCACCGATCTATTGGTGTGGTACCACTTGGCGTGGCTGGGCGAAACCGTCAAGCGCCGCGACAGCCGCGCCCTGCGCCTGATCGACAAAGGCCACGGCTACACCCTGGAAGACCGCCGTCTGCTGCTGGAAATCATCGCCGAGCAACTCACCACCGTGCTGGGCCGCTACAAGACCTTGGCCGAGCGCGGCCAGATCGAGCTGTCGGTCACGCCCTACGCCCATCCCATCGTCCCCTTGCTGCTGGACATCCAGTCGGCTCGGGAAGCCATGCCCGATGTGACCCTGCCGTTGATCGAACATTATCCGGGCGGCGAAGAAAGGGCGCGCTGGCATATCCAGCGGGGGCTGGAGGTGTTCCAGCACCACTTCGGTTTTGTTCCGCAAGGCTGCTGGCCGTCGGAAGGCAGCGTCAGCACCGCAACCCTTAAGCTGCTGGGTGAAGCCGGATTCCGTTGGGCCGCCAGCGGCGGCAATGTGTTGAACGCCAGCCTGCGCCAATCCAATCTGCAAGAACCGCCCAAAGACGCCACTTTCCGTCCCTACCGCTTGGCCGATTCGTCCATCGCCTGCTTTTTCCGCGACGACGGCTTGTCCGACCTGATCGGCTTCACCTACGCCGACTGGCACGCCGACGACGCCGTGGCGGATTTCGTCAGGCACCTGGAAAACATCGCCGGCGCCTGCCACGACCCCGCCAGCGCCATCGTCCCCATCATTATGGACGGTGAAAACGCCTGGGAACACTTTCCGGAAAACGGCTATCACTTCCTCAACGCCCTCTACGCGCGCCTGTCCAACCACCCGGCGCTGGAGCTAACCACGTTTGCCGACTATTTGAAAAGCCATCCCCACACGTGGACATTGCCGCGCCTGGTGGCGGGCAGCTGGGTTTACGGCACGTTTTCCACCTGGATCGGCGACGGCGACAAAAACCGCGCCTGGGATATGCTGGGCGCCGCCAAGCAATGCTACGACCGAGTCGTGCAAACAGGCCGTCTGTCGGCGGAACAACGGGCCGCGGCGGACCAGCAGCTGGCCATTTGCGAGGGCTCCGACTGGTTCTGGTGGTTCGGCGACTACAACCCGGAAGACGTGGTTAGCGATTTCGAACGGCAGTTCCGCCTGAATTTGGCCAACCTTTATCAACTTTTGGGCGAAGACCCGCCCGCCATTTTGGGGCAGGTATTCAGCCACGGCGGCGGCGTTCCGACCAAGGGAGGAGCCATGCGGCCAGGCAATCCTCACGGCCACTGA
- the malQ gene encoding 4-alpha-glucanotransferase: MHPTHPILDRRRAGILLHVASLPGPYGNGDFSHDAYRFVDFLAEAGFSVWQTLPLGHTHWDGSPYQCLSAHAGNPLLISLDWLVDRGWLDAPLAPRQDAAQWRRDCLALAYQNFLQRAERQQRQELAGFVANHAHWLEDYALFIALRKNFGRIGWRQWPQPLRDREPTALYEARISHAAAIGQYQFEQWLFFTQWQELRRYAREKGVFMYGDMPIFVAGDSADVWARRECFLLDAEGKETVVAGVPPDYFSELGQRWGNPLFNWHCMEQDGFRWWRERMQSQLELFDWVRIDHFRGLEACWEIPAEESSAINGSWVPAPGTALLDSLHRNFERLPLIAEDLGIITPQVEALRDRYAIPGMHVLQFAFDGNPHNPYLPHNHCPNSVAYTGTHDNDTTLAWYESLSPQLQEHVVDYLGRPADPMPQALARCALASCAKLAILPMQDVLNLGAGHRMNTPGTIQGNWSWRFEWNQIDDSATALYGHWLGLYGRRQ; this comes from the coding sequence TTGCACCCCACCCATCCCATTCTCGACCGCCGCCGTGCCGGAATCCTGCTGCATGTCGCCTCGCTGCCCGGCCCCTACGGCAACGGCGACTTCAGCCACGACGCCTATCGCTTCGTCGATTTTCTCGCCGAAGCGGGCTTCAGCGTATGGCAGACCTTGCCCTTAGGGCACACCCATTGGGATGGCTCACCCTATCAGTGCTTATCGGCCCACGCCGGCAATCCGTTGCTGATCAGCCTAGACTGGCTGGTGGACCGAGGCTGGCTGGATGCGCCCCTGGCGCCGCGGCAAGACGCCGCCCAATGGCGGCGGGATTGCCTCGCCCTGGCCTACCAAAACTTCTTGCAACGAGCGGAACGGCAACAACGCCAGGAACTCGCCGGCTTCGTCGCCAACCACGCCCACTGGCTCGAAGACTACGCGCTATTCATCGCCCTACGGAAAAATTTCGGCCGCATCGGTTGGCGCCAGTGGCCCCAGCCTTTGCGCGACCGCGAGCCGACGGCGCTATACGAAGCGCGGATCAGCCATGCCGCCGCCATCGGCCAATATCAATTTGAGCAATGGCTGTTCTTCACCCAATGGCAGGAGTTGCGTCGCTACGCCCGCGAAAAAGGCGTGTTCATGTACGGCGACATGCCCATATTCGTAGCCGGCGATTCGGCCGACGTCTGGGCACGGCGCGAATGCTTCCTGCTCGACGCAGAGGGCAAGGAGACCGTGGTGGCCGGGGTACCGCCGGATTACTTCTCCGAACTGGGCCAACGCTGGGGCAACCCCTTGTTTAACTGGCACTGCATGGAGCAAGACGGCTTCCGCTGGTGGCGGGAACGCATGCAAAGCCAGCTGGAGCTGTTCGACTGGGTGCGCATCGACCATTTCAGGGGCCTCGAAGCCTGCTGGGAGATACCCGCGGAGGAAAGCAGCGCCATCAACGGCAGCTGGGTGCCCGCGCCGGGCACGGCGCTGCTGGACAGTCTGCATCGGAATTTCGAACGCCTCCCGCTGATTGCCGAAGACCTGGGCATCATTACGCCGCAAGTTGAAGCGCTGCGCGACCGCTACGCGATCCCCGGCATGCACGTGCTGCAATTCGCCTTCGACGGCAATCCGCACAACCCTTACCTGCCCCACAACCACTGTCCCAATAGCGTGGCCTACACCGGCACCCACGACAACGACACCACGCTGGCATGGTATGAAAGCCTGTCGCCGCAATTGCAGGAACACGTGGTCGACTATCTGGGCCGGCCCGCCGACCCCATGCCTCAAGCCCTGGCCCGTTGCGCCCTGGCCTCCTGCGCCAAGCTGGCCATCCTGCCCATGCAGGACGTCCTCAACCTCGGCGCGGGGCATCGTATGAATACCCCCGGCACGATTCAAGGCAATTGGTCCTGGCGCTTTGAATGGAACCAAATCGACGATTCCGCCACAGCGCTCTACGGACACTGGTTGGGCTTATACGGCCGCCGTCAATAA
- a CDS encoding LPP20 family lipoprotein codes for MKPDIFWRSCAGLAAAVAITLLPGCAMEEVPVRAPRPALTLRAVGYGTVRPDKGMTVNQMKLMSMRASRMDAYRNLTEQVYGIQIAGATTVGSMVVDNDSYKGYVSGYMHGAKLISQEPLTDNYTYETILELTVEDDFYQFANRLLAAYPPVGNNQSNSGGVAHSDRYYYNSH; via the coding sequence ATGAAACCCGACATTTTTTGGCGCTCGTGCGCCGGCTTGGCCGCCGCCGTGGCCATCACCCTGCTGCCCGGCTGCGCCATGGAAGAAGTTCCCGTACGCGCCCCCCGCCCGGCACTGACGCTGCGCGCCGTGGGGTACGGTACCGTGCGTCCAGACAAAGGCATGACCGTCAATCAAATGAAGCTCATGTCCATGCGGGCATCGCGCATGGACGCCTACCGCAACCTCACCGAACAGGTGTACGGCATACAAATCGCCGGCGCCACGACGGTGGGTTCCATGGTGGTGGACAACGACAGTTACAAAGGCTACGTCAGCGGCTATATGCACGGCGCCAAGCTAATCAGCCAGGAGCCGCTAACCGACAATTACACCTACGAAACCATATTGGAACTGACCGTGGAAGACGACTTCTATCAGTTCGCCAACCGCCTGCTGGCGGCTTACCCTCCGGTGGGCAACAACCAGTCAAACAGCGGCGGCGTCGCCCACAGCGATCGTTACTACTACAACAGCCACTAG
- a CDS encoding flagella assembly protein FlgT middle domain-containing protein, with translation MSRRIAVLLVAQIAAAVASAGEVRTRGLAPLDNQSRGAARLQAIQDAERRAAELPGMRIMGNSRSDGLGTTQIQGDGRLGETRVVGESSNNGMLRVDTAVNVNPKGGCPAAHYRKKLAVAGFTLAHPDQALDLFDAGHGFAMELFRGLENNRRFQLRNAVSISVFPDPNLAPAVDTYGDPRAVAALGRKMDAQFVVAGSILDLSATSSIYNQFANEITSLFGFHTEPYKRGLRVGLYVFDSLTGNSLLEQVYDRTVYGDVYFGTGQAFNSREVQDSQLGGAVQEIIEQQVADIATKLNCLPLMERIVRVEKPYVYINAGSNSNIQVGDTLAVYHQLDKPLPGVYYQSERSLGYAEELKTTLTVTQVQPSFSIGKLEVDSAEVSPMDLVRSW, from the coding sequence ATGTCGCGCCGCATCGCTGTTTTACTCGTCGCGCAAATCGCCGCCGCAGTGGCTTCGGCCGGCGAAGTGCGGACGCGGGGGCTAGCCCCGCTGGACAACCAAAGCCGGGGAGCCGCCCGTTTACAAGCCATCCAGGATGCCGAACGGCGCGCCGCAGAGCTTCCCGGCATGCGCATCATGGGCAACAGCCGCTCGGACGGCCTCGGCACCACCCAGATTCAGGGCGACGGCCGGCTGGGGGAAACCCGCGTGGTCGGCGAATCCAGCAATAACGGCATGTTGCGGGTGGATACCGCCGTCAACGTCAATCCGAAAGGCGGCTGCCCGGCCGCCCACTACCGCAAAAAGCTCGCGGTGGCGGGCTTCACCCTGGCCCATCCGGACCAAGCGCTGGACCTGTTCGACGCCGGCCATGGTTTTGCCATGGAACTGTTCCGCGGCCTGGAAAACAACCGCCGTTTCCAATTGCGCAACGCCGTCTCGATCAGCGTGTTCCCCGACCCCAACCTGGCGCCCGCCGTGGACACCTACGGCGACCCTCGAGCGGTCGCGGCCCTGGGCCGCAAGATGGACGCCCAATTCGTCGTGGCCGGCTCCATACTCGACCTGAGCGCCACCAGCTCCATCTACAACCAATTCGCCAATGAAATAACCAGCCTGTTCGGCTTCCACACCGAACCCTACAAGCGCGGCCTGCGCGTCGGCTTGTACGTGTTCGACAGCCTCACCGGCAACAGCCTGTTGGAACAAGTTTACGACCGCACGGTATACGGCGACGTCTATTTCGGCACCGGCCAGGCGTTCAACAGCCGCGAAGTCCAGGACTCGCAATTAGGCGGGGCCGTGCAAGAAATCATCGAACAGCAAGTAGCCGACATCGCCACCAAGCTGAACTGCCTGCCCTTGATGGAACGCATCGTGCGCGTGGAAAAACCTTACGTTTACATCAACGCCGGCAGCAACTCCAACATTCAAGTGGGAGACACCCTGGCCGTTTATCACCAACTGGATAAGCCCTTGCCGGGCGTGTATTACCAAAGCGAACGGTCGCTGGGTTATGCGGAGGAACTGAAAACCACGCTGACCGTCACCCAGGTGCAGCCGTCGTTCTCCATCGGCAAGCTGGAAGTGGACTCCGCCGAGGTCAGCCCCATGGATTTGGTGCGGTCCTGGTGA
- the amoC gene encoding bacterial ammonia monooxygenase, subunit AmoC: protein MAATSISVADAQDKPLLDKGWLTFAFMLYTVFYFWVRWYEGVYGWSAGLDAFAPEFETYWMNFLYIEIVLEITTASILWGYLWKSRDRNLAAITPREELRRNMTHLVWLFAYAWAIYWGASYFTEQDGTWHQTVVRDTDFTPSHIIEFYLTYPIYIITGFASFLYAKTRLPHWNKGMSLPYLITVVGPFMILPNVGLNEWGHTFWFMEELFVAPLHYGFVIFGWLALAVMGVVLQIMDSLNPLIGREVCSAIDSGACKC, encoded by the coding sequence ATGGCAGCAACTTCAATTTCCGTCGCCGATGCTCAGGACAAGCCCCTGTTGGACAAGGGCTGGCTGACGTTCGCATTTATGCTGTACACGGTGTTCTACTTTTGGGTTCGCTGGTACGAAGGTGTTTACGGCTGGTCCGCTGGCCTGGATGCATTCGCACCGGAATTCGAAACGTACTGGATGAACTTCCTGTACATCGAAATCGTGCTGGAAATCACCACGGCTTCCATCCTGTGGGGCTACCTGTGGAAGAGCCGCGACCGTAACCTGGCTGCTATCACCCCGCGTGAAGAGCTGCGCCGCAACATGACCCACCTGGTATGGCTGTTCGCCTACGCATGGGCCATCTACTGGGGTGCTTCCTACTTCACCGAACAGGACGGCACCTGGCACCAGACCGTGGTGCGCGACACCGACTTCACGCCGTCGCACATCATTGAGTTCTACCTGACCTACCCGATCTACATCATCACGGGTTTTGCTTCCTTCCTGTACGCGAAGACCCGTCTTCCGCACTGGAACAAGGGCATGTCCCTGCCGTACCTGATCACCGTGGTAGGTCCGTTCATGATTCTGCCGAACGTAGGTCTGAACGAATGGGGTCACACCTTCTGGTTCATGGAAGAGCTGTTCGTAGCTCCGCTGCACTACGGCTTCGTGATCTTCGGCTGGCTGGCTCTGGCTGTGATGGGCGTTGTGCTGCAGATCATGGACAGCCTGAACCCGCTGATCGGCCGCGAAGTTTGCTCCGCTATCGATTCCGGCGCTTGCAAGTGCTGA
- the rimI gene encoding ribosomal protein S18-alanine N-acetyltransferase codes for MPAWLDRMVEIVSYDAEREFYAKHNPSILENELFFRPMRKSDLKAVAAIEAAAYEFPWSEATFGDCLKVGYQCWVGEHMNAVAAYGILSVAVGEGQIMNLCVSPHIHGKGYGRKMLQKLIDDAAARKAETVFLEVRPSNKPARRLYESMGFNEVGLRKGYYPARNGREDALLLALSLYMGD; via the coding sequence ATGCCCGCATGGTTGGATCGTATGGTTGAAATCGTCAGCTACGACGCGGAACGCGAGTTTTACGCTAAACATAACCCCAGCATTCTGGAGAACGAGTTGTTCTTTCGCCCCATGCGCAAGTCGGATCTGAAGGCGGTCGCGGCCATCGAGGCGGCCGCTTACGAGTTTCCTTGGAGCGAAGCCACTTTCGGCGATTGCCTTAAAGTGGGGTACCAGTGCTGGGTCGGCGAACACATGAACGCCGTCGCCGCTTACGGCATCTTGTCGGTTGCGGTGGGCGAAGGCCAGATCATGAACCTTTGCGTTTCGCCCCACATCCACGGCAAGGGATACGGCCGCAAAATGCTGCAAAAGCTCATCGACGATGCGGCCGCGCGCAAGGCGGAAACGGTGTTTTTGGAGGTCCGTCCGTCCAATAAACCCGCGCGACGTTTGTACGAAAGCATGGGATTCAACGAAGTGGGGCTGCGCAAGGGGTATTATCCGGCGCGGAACGGCCGCGAAGACGCGTTGTTATTGGCCTTGTCGCTTTATATGGGCGATTAG
- a CDS encoding uracil-DNA glycosylase → MDARRQRYLDAMGVQRWTPREGGAWQPGGAAVEAAPLLSAGVSAPPSSCGADWEELEGRVAVCTACALHQTRTQTVFGVGNRQADWLVIGEAPGEQEDLKGEPFVGRAGQLLNEMLRAVGQGREQVFIANILKCRPPGNRDPKPEEAAACESFLRRQVDLIQPKIILAVGRIAAQNLLKTDAPVGKLRGRVHRYDSDIPLVVVYHPAYLLRSLTEKRRAWDDLRLALKTYREALAAPVALSEK, encoded by the coding sequence ATGGACGCCCGGCGCCAGCGTTATTTGGATGCCATGGGCGTTCAACGCTGGACGCCGAGGGAGGGTGGGGCCTGGCAGCCGGGCGGGGCTGCGGTGGAAGCCGCTCCGCTGCTGTCGGCCGGCGTCTCCGCGCCTCCGTCCTCCTGCGGGGCGGACTGGGAGGAGTTGGAGGGGCGGGTCGCCGTCTGCACCGCCTGCGCTTTGCACCAGACGCGCACCCAGACCGTTTTCGGCGTAGGTAACCGCCAAGCGGACTGGCTGGTGATCGGCGAAGCGCCGGGCGAGCAGGAAGACCTGAAAGGCGAACCTTTCGTCGGCCGCGCCGGCCAGCTGCTCAATGAAATGTTGCGCGCGGTGGGGCAGGGCAGGGAGCAGGTGTTCATCGCCAATATCCTCAAATGCCGGCCGCCCGGCAACCGCGATCCCAAGCCGGAAGAAGCGGCGGCCTGCGAGTCTTTTTTACGGCGCCAAGTGGACTTGATCCAGCCGAAGATCATTTTGGCGGTGGGCCGCATCGCCGCGCAAAACCTGCTCAAGACCGATGCCCCGGTGGGCAAGTTGCGCGGACGCGTGCACCGCTACGACAGCGATATTCCCTTGGTGGTGGTTTACCATCCGGCCTATTTGTTGCGCAGCCTGACGGAGAAGCGCCGGGCCTGGGACGATTTGCGCTTGGCGCTCAAGACGTATCGGGAGGCGTTGGCCGCTCCCGTTGCACTATCGGAAAAATAA